DNA from SAR324 cluster bacterium:
TTTCTGTGATTTTTTACTGACGGAGTCCCTTTTTTCTTGGCTTACTCTCTATGGCCACCAGCGTCTTTGATCTCTTCAAGATTGGGATTGGTCCCTCCAGTTCCCACACCGTAGGCCCAATGAAGGCTGCGGGCCTCTTCCTCCAGCACTTGCCTCTCCGAAAAGTCAACCGAATACAAGTCGACCTCTACGGCTCTCTTGGGCTCACTGGGATGGGTCATGGTAGTGACAAGGCCGTCCTTCTTGGACTAGAAGGAGAACTTCCCGAAACCGTGGAGATTGCTGGAATTCCTGATCGACTCCAGCACATCGAGAAACAGCAAATAATTCACTTGAATCAACAGCATCCGATCTCTTTTCATAAAAAGCAGAACCTGATCTTTCATCGGCAGCAGAATCTACCTCTCCACGAAAATGGTCTACGTTTCCGAGCCTGGGATCCGGACGGACAGTTGCTTGTAGAAAAGACCTATTATTCGATTGGTGGAGGCTTTGTCCTAGAAGGAGAAGGAGACGCGTTGGTAGTTATGGAGGACCAAACGGAGCTTCCCTTCCCCTTCAAGAAAGCTTCCGAATTGCTGGAAATTTGCCGGAAGCAACAATGTTCGATGAGTCAAATCGTCCTGACTAATGAGCGGATCTGGCATTCAACGGAAGAGATTTATCGACGTCTGCTGGAAATCTGGTTGGTGATGCAGGAGTGCGTACGATTGGGCTGTGTCAATGAGGGTGTACTACCTGGTGGGTTGAAGGTGAAACGTCGTGCTCCGAGTCTTCATCGCAAGCTGCAGCAGGAAGAAGATCCCACAAATCTGATGGTCTGGGTCAACTTGTTCGCATTGGCCGTTAATGAGGAAAACGCTGCGGGAGGACGAGTGGTGACGGCACCAACAAATGGAGCAGCAGGCATCATTCCGGCAGTACTGCACTACCTGATGCGCTTCACCAGGTACTACAGCGAGGCGCAGGTGGTCCGTTTTCTGTTGACAGCTGCAGGAATCGGTATGCTCTACAAGGAGAATGCTTCGATTTCTGGAGCTGCTGTGGGGTGTCAAGGAGAAGTCGGCAGTGCCTGTTCAATGGCAGCTGGTGCCTTGGCTGAATGCCTGGGAGGAACACCTGCCCAAGTAGAAAATGCCGCAGAGATTGCCATGGAACACAATCTTGGACTGACCTGTGATCCGATTGGTGGGCTGGTTCAGATCCCCTGCATCGAACGCAACGCCATAGCAGCGAATAAGGCGATCAATGCCGCACAATTGGCACTCAGAACAGATGGGCAACATCATGTCTCACTGGACAAGGTGATCCGCACCATGTGGCAAACCGGTCGGGACATGGATTCCAAGTACAAGGAGACTGCCCGTGGTGGTCTCGCTGTCAACATCGTGGAGTGCTGACTCCCTCCCTCCTTTGCTAGTCTGATTTAGTCTTCTTCAGGGCACGAGTAAAAAGTACAACTTCCTGTTGTTTTAAAAATTCTAGGGCCTGTCATCAATTTAGCCAAATGACAGGGGCTGCCCTGGGGACATCCTCCAGAAAAGCACAGGCACCCTTTTCGTAACGGATGGCAATCTCAACTTTCCAGTGGTAAATTGATCTACGGATTACCTCTCTTTAGTTTCTTAATGTCTTCTGCTCTACGTGCAGCCAGTCTTCTTTCTTCCTCCACCTTCATCTCCAGCTTGCGACGATCCTCAATCGTTCGTCTTAGAATCCCCAGATCACGCCTTGCGGCTTTTCTTCTTTCAATGGCGACAATGATAGAAGTAAGCCTGCGATCTCCTCTGTGTCTCATAGTTCGTCTCTAGTTGGATGGATTGCTTCATCAGGAGTTGATTTTGACATTTCAAATACACCCACTCCATTCATGTAGTGACCAACGGTCGAGAAAAATTCGCCAATTGAGGTCCTTGATATCTTACTATGGTTTTGTTGTCGAGCATGGTGAGATGCTGTTCGTCAACACAAACGAAATGAATAAACCTGCGATAATCCTGTAAGCTTATCTTTGTAACAAGATTGATAGCCGGAAAAGATTCACAATTACTCTGATAGAGACTGAGCATTAGTATTCCTTAGAAATTTGTGAATTTGGTGAATTGCGCTTACCCTATGTGACTTTCAAAAAAATTTCGTTTTCTTCCCGATCCATTGAGGAGTTTTCGATGAAACAAGGACTAAAGTTGATTATGTGTTGTTGGATCTGCTTCAGCACATTCGAATTGCTAGCAGTTGAGTCAATTCATCTTGGGCCCCGCCCCTTCTTCTTGGTAAAGGATATGGACGATAGTCCATTGAAAGAGAAATTGAGTCAATGCTCAGAGAAACCGGTTAGCAAGCGAGCTTTCTCCATTGGCCATCGGGGGGCTGCTTTGCAGTTTCCTGAGCACACGCGTGAATCCTATTTGGCAGCAGCACGGATGGGTGCTGGTGTTATAGAATGTGATGTGACCTTCACCAAAGATCGTCATTTGGTCTGTCGACATTCACAAGCAGATCTGCATACGACCACAGACATCTTGGCCCATCCTGATTTGGTGGCCAAGTGTGCAGTACCTTTCGAACCTGGAGATCCAACCAGTGGCAAGAAGGCCAAGGTAGAGTGCCGTACCTCGGA
Protein-coding regions in this window:
- a CDS encoding L-serine ammonia-lyase yields the protein MATSVFDLFKIGIGPSSSHTVGPMKAAGLFLQHLPLRKVNRIQVDLYGSLGLTGMGHGSDKAVLLGLEGELPETVEIAGIPDRLQHIEKQQIIHLNQQHPISFHKKQNLIFHRQQNLPLHENGLRFRAWDPDGQLLVEKTYYSIGGGFVLEGEGDALVVMEDQTELPFPFKKASELLEICRKQQCSMSQIVLTNERIWHSTEEIYRRLLEIWLVMQECVRLGCVNEGVLPGGLKVKRRAPSLHRKLQQEEDPTNLMVWVNLFALAVNEENAAGGRVVTAPTNGAAGIIPAVLHYLMRFTRYYSEAQVVRFLLTAAGIGMLYKENASISGAAVGCQGEVGSACSMAAGALAECLGGTPAQVENAAEIAMEHNLGLTCDPIGGLVQIPCIERNAIAANKAINAAQLALRTDGQHHVSLDKVIRTMWQTGRDMDSKYKETARGGLAVNIVEC